In a genomic window of Bordetella petrii:
- a CDS encoding TetR/AcrR family transcriptional regulator → MPDSPVPAKRPRAGRPPTLQAPRERILEEAARLFARSGYENSSVADLAAALGVSKAAIYHYYTTKQDIYDAIILEVVGGLTVAVSQAVAQADTASGRLRQFMLAHARYFEEHHPEFVTMLVGYSGMAIPERDDAARLRDGYERMLRGILADGMASGEFRAMDVASTGRAVLSMLNWMARWYQPGGAQTAESIAAGYFDLLRGGLAT, encoded by the coding sequence ATGCCCGATAGCCCAGTTCCCGCCAAGCGGCCCCGCGCCGGACGCCCGCCCACGCTGCAGGCGCCCCGCGAACGCATCCTGGAAGAAGCGGCGCGCCTGTTCGCCCGCAGCGGCTACGAAAACAGTTCGGTGGCCGACCTGGCCGCGGCCCTGGGGGTGTCCAAGGCGGCCATCTACCATTACTACACCACCAAGCAAGACATCTACGACGCCATCATTCTCGAAGTGGTGGGCGGCCTTACCGTCGCCGTGTCGCAAGCGGTGGCGCAGGCTGATACGGCGTCCGGGCGCTTGCGCCAGTTCATGCTGGCCCACGCCCGCTATTTTGAAGAGCACCACCCGGAGTTCGTCACCATGCTGGTGGGCTATTCCGGCATGGCCATTCCCGAACGCGACGACGCTGCCCGTCTGCGCGACGGCTACGAGCGCATGCTGCGCGGCATTCTGGCCGATGGCATGGCCAGCGGCGAGTTCCGGGCGATGGACGTCGCGTCCACCGGGCGCGCGGTGCTGTCCATGCTGAACTGGATGGCGCGCTGGTACCAGCCCGGCGGCGCCCAGACGGCCGAGTCCATCGCGGCCGGCTATTTCGACCTGTTGCGCGGTGGCCTGGCCACTTAG